Below is a genomic region from Desulfomonilia bacterium.
AATCACCCTCTGAGATGTGTCTTGTCCCTGTGTTAATAAGACCTATTTCTTTGGATATGCCGATATAGATTATCAAAGGGATGAACAGTCCGAGAGCAAGGGCTGTTATAAATGACCACCATGTTATGGTCACCACCTTTTCTCCAAGTGTTTTAAGTTTGAAAATCTTTTCGTCAATCGACTTTACAGCATTCTGTCTGACAGTCTTTGCGGTCTCGACAAGTTCATCGATGATTTTATCGTTTTTTTCAAACATCTTATCTATCAGCCTGGGGTCTGATGGTATGTTCTGAGCTTCAAGATAGTAAGCCTTGATGAAGTCATTCCATCTGGTTTCGGAAATCTTTATCAATTCAGCCTCTTTGCTGTCGTAAGCGACTTTGCTGCCTTTCAAATATGAGAAAGCATTTGAAATCTCTGTGGCATTCTCCTTGACAGTACCCATATACGAAGGGTCCTGAAGCAGAATATACTTGCGGGATGCCTCGTCAAGGTTGATAAGGCACTGATTCAAGGTTTCGCCGGTGTCCTTTTTTTTGTAGTCAAGACTGTACACCTCGGCCGTCACGCCTCCGAGGCTTGAAGAAACATAAAGCAGTAATATACATAGGCCCAATATTACTACCAGATAGACCATAAAGGTCATTGCAAGTTTTTCACGCAATCCAATTTTCATAGAATGATAATAATTATATTCTTTTAGCCCTGATGGCAAGTCTGAGTTTTATTGCTGGGTATCCTTGATCAGGGTTTTAAGTATATCGTGTTTTCCAATTATTCCGATGAGGTTACCGTTTTCGTCCACAACAGGGAGCGTATGAAAATTCTTGTCAACCATCAGCTTTGCAACCTTCTCGATTTCCGTCTCCGGCCTTACGGTAACAGGGTCCGGCGTCATGGCCTGGGAAACCAGAGCTGCCGAAATCTTTTCAACCTCTTTTTCAAGATGTTTAACGGAAGTGAGCGGGATAAAGCCGTCAAACACTGTAAATATGGTGGGGATGGGGAAGCTTTTCTGCTGGGCTATAAGGTCGCTCTGGCATAAAATACCCACCAGTTTGCCCTGAGAATCAACTACCGGCGCACCGTTGAATCTCTTTTCCAGAAGAATTTTTGTGGCTTTTGCTATTTCGTCATCCGGGGAAAATGTCACCAGTTCGGTAGTCATGATATCTTTGACTGTTATCATCAGGGCCTCTCATGAAAAATTATTTTTTAATGATTCCGAGCTTAAGCGGAACCCACCAGGTGAATCCGAATGCAAGCGTTTTTATGACAGTCCTGAGCCCTGACAGTCCAGCCTTTTTACCTATCCCGAGAGACAGGGCAAGCTCGAGCGGATGGCCGAAAACCCACGTGCAGAAAATGCTTTTCCAGATTTTTTTAATCTTTTCATCTTCAAAGGGCTTGACAAGCCCGGTTATGGCAAATGCCCATCCGAAAAGGGAACCGATCATAAGTAACAACCAGAATGCCTTTTTCATTATATAACCTCCCGAAAGATTCTTATGTCTAATAATATGCAACTTGAGCGATATTTCAAGGTATTAAGAAAAAAAGAAGGGGCCTCATGGCCCCTTCTAGGCTGTAGTGCTTTGAGCACTATACTTTTTTGAACGTGAATACTGTGCTCTTTGCCTGGCTGGAGCCTGACTGTCCGACGACATACCAGTTAATCATGGTGTTTTTCGGAATGAACCAGTACCAGAGCACAGAGTGAATGGTGTATGATGTGGAACTGCCGGAATACATCATTACATAATTCTTTCCGT
It encodes:
- a CDS encoding CBS domain-containing protein; the protein is MITVKDIMTTELVTFSPDDEIAKATKILLEKRFNGAPVVDSQGKLVGILCQSDLIAQQKSFPIPTIFTVFDGFIPLTSVKHLEKEVEKISAALVSQAMTPDPVTVRPETEIEKVAKLMVDKNFHTLPVVDENGNLIGIIGKHDILKTLIKDTQQ